In Syntrophorhabdaceae bacterium, the following proteins share a genomic window:
- a CDS encoding HAMP domain-containing sensor histidine kinase: protein MKGFFKDPGNLKYSLNTIVPLVVFLTSLLSVVIGANVLTAARTHTAWMWVVVVCLFSSFCAFIVVRAMIQPISDLVKRAEKFVKFEELRKERGQMIEVYNLIERLMEHVKGETDEEDKGTLMESMERLDYIIPLGYMSLMVAHEVRNPLNTITGMSELLRQKSMDESQQAYLNAMLEAAKKIDKFTHDLLDFTDNELVREEFDLNDIIEEALSGLSSELQGIECPFEKRDSFMCVADKTKIFQVVSNILRNAAEHEKIGGFIEISSEKSDSSFRITIHNRHSIIAREDLDSIFKPFFSRKKGGRGLGLFISMRNMRLHKGTIEVESGDEGTTFTIVLPVVKLEEDAVNNVVRL from the coding sequence TTGAAAGGTTTTTTCAAGGACCCCGGCAACCTCAAGTATAGTCTCAACACGATCGTTCCGCTTGTGGTCTTTCTTACAAGCCTCCTCTCTGTTGTCATAGGCGCAAACGTTCTTACGGCTGCACGGACGCATACGGCATGGATGTGGGTGGTCGTTGTCTGCCTTTTCTCCTCGTTCTGTGCATTTATCGTTGTCAGGGCCATGATCCAGCCCATCAGCGACCTGGTAAAACGGGCAGAGAAATTTGTAAAGTTCGAGGAATTAAGGAAAGAACGGGGACAGATGATAGAGGTGTATAACCTTATAGAGCGTTTGATGGAACATGTCAAAGGGGAGACCGATGAGGAAGATAAAGGGACGTTGATGGAGAGCATGGAGAGACTCGACTATATTATTCCCCTCGGATATATGTCCCTTATGGTTGCCCACGAGGTAAGGAACCCTCTTAATACGATAACAGGGATGAGCGAGCTTTTAAGACAGAAGTCAATGGACGAATCGCAGCAGGCATATCTTAACGCAATGCTTGAAGCGGCAAAAAAGATAGATAAATTTACCCATGACCTGCTCGATTTCACTGACAACGAACTTGTCAGGGAAGAGTTTGATCTGAACGATATTATTGAAGAGGCTTTGAGCGGTCTTTCATCTGAGTTGCAGGGTATTGAATGCCCGTTTGAAAAAAGAGATTCCTTCATGTGTGTTGCCGACAAAACAAAGATATTTCAGGTGGTCAGTAATATCCTCAGGAATGCAGCCGAGCATGAAAAGATTGGCGGCTTCATCGAAATATCTTCAGAAAAGAGCGACTCTTCTTTTCGCATTACCATACATAACAGACATTCCATAATCGCGAGAGAAGACCTTGATTCCATATTCAAACCGTTTTTTTCACGGAAAAAAGGCGGCCGGGGGCTGGGTCTTTTTATCAGCATGAGGAATATGCGCCTCCATAAGGGCACGATCGAAGTGGAGAGCGGCGACGAAGGAACAACGTTTACAATCGTCCTGCCTGTAGTAAAATTGGAAGAAGACGCCGTAAATAACGTGGTTAGGCTATGA
- a CDS encoding sigma-54 dependent transcriptional regulator: MNTNKIVIIEDDPGVRFFLEEALKNEGYSVLSFIAYEDAAGAINNETDLVIMDISLPGMDGLTATSDLKKNVNVPILIITAYGTKKNALDAIKRGATDFFVKPILLDELKIMVKRVLGTRKLKKEMEVLREKELAKDMVHGVVGRSQQMRDIFKDVEKIAATELTVLITGETGVGKEEVAKLIHGFSQRKGSFVVVNCASIPDSLLESELFGYEKGAFTGAHQQKQGKFEAADNGTIVLDEIGEMTSYLQAKILRAVEKREIEHLGSTKTNKVDVRVISTTNRILENETKNGKFREDLYFRLSQMQIHVPPLRERKEDINAIIEYILLEFEKESDRIINIAEDAHEVMVQYSWPGNVRELISVIRRAAVMCDGDTVTIDDLPLYLRGGYQLAGQPYSDITLDEAISELEKKMIAEALKKSQGSQTQAAKLLGISERSMWYRVKKYEIDTSS; encoded by the coding sequence ATGAATACCAACAAGATCGTAATCATTGAAGACGACCCCGGTGTAAGGTTCTTTCTGGAAGAGGCCTTAAAAAATGAGGGCTATTCTGTCCTGTCTTTTATCGCCTACGAGGATGCTGCAGGTGCGATCAACAATGAAACGGACCTTGTCATTATGGATATCAGCCTGCCGGGCATGGACGGTCTGACCGCTACATCAGATCTCAAGAAGAACGTGAACGTGCCGATCCTGATCATTACAGCTTATGGGACAAAAAAGAATGCCCTCGATGCCATCAAACGGGGCGCGACGGATTTTTTTGTGAAACCTATCCTGCTCGATGAACTGAAGATAATGGTCAAGAGGGTTCTCGGCACCAGGAAATTAAAAAAAGAGATGGAGGTTTTGAGAGAAAAAGAGCTCGCGAAAGATATGGTCCATGGCGTCGTCGGAAGGTCCCAGCAGATGAGAGATATCTTTAAAGATGTAGAAAAGATTGCAGCTACAGAGTTGACCGTTCTCATTACCGGGGAGACAGGAGTCGGCAAAGAAGAGGTTGCAAAACTCATTCATGGATTTTCTCAAAGGAAAGGCAGCTTTGTTGTGGTTAACTGTGCCTCCATACCTGACAGCCTCCTCGAGAGCGAATTGTTCGGGTATGAGAAAGGTGCTTTTACCGGCGCCCACCAGCAGAAACAGGGTAAGTTTGAGGCTGCGGACAATGGAACGATCGTGCTCGACGAAATAGGGGAGATGACCTCATACCTCCAGGCAAAGATATTAAGGGCAGTAGAAAAAAGGGAGATCGAGCATCTTGGTTCAACGAAAACGAATAAAGTTGACGTGAGGGTCATCTCGACAACAAACCGCATCCTCGAAAACGAGACAAAGAACGGCAAATTCAGGGAAGACCTCTACTTCCGCCTGTCACAGATGCAAATACATGTTCCGCCATTACGCGAAAGGAAAGAGGACATCAATGCCATCATTGAGTATATCCTGCTGGAATTTGAAAAGGAATCCGATAGGATCATCAATATTGCTGAAGATGCACATGAAGTGATGGTTCAGTATAGCTGGCCCGGAAACGTGAGAGAACTAATAAGCGTTATCAGAAGGGCCGCTGTCATGTGTGACGGCGACACAGTTACTATTGATGATTTGCCCCTCTATCTCAGGGGTGGGTATCAACTGGCAGGTCAGCCTTATTCAGACATAACACTGGATGAGGCGATCTCAGAGCTTGAGAAAAAGATGATCGCAGAGGCCCTTAAAAAATCCCAGGGCTCACAGACTCAGGCTGCAAAGCTTCTCGGCATCTCAGAGCGGAGCATGTGGTACAGGGTGAAGAAGTACGAGATAGATACCAGCTCATAA